In Zingiber officinale cultivar Zhangliang chromosome 11B, Zo_v1.1, whole genome shotgun sequence, a single window of DNA contains:
- the LOC122033739 gene encoding protein LURP-one-related 15-like has product MAEYGKTARDVAPAVVVVGRQFTVPYAVNLTLTSTGGLFSPNDLYKVKDANSDVVFKVKGFFFSSRCLLLNAAGNPLLTMKPKAFSWHETWRVFRGDSTNSKDLLFSVRKHKIFQWKDNFDVVLATNTDQAARCDFKIISRSKKCTICIGQTDEIIAQMHRKTAFFARDKLEITVNPNEDFAFIVSLIVILEEMEANRHQSSAEGLVSEPSHSCGFMPLRRQQRVEDINNMYEHDMEQ; this is encoded by the exons ATGGCGGAATATGGGAAGACGGCCAGAGATGTTGCGCCTGCCGTGGTGGTGGTCGGCCGGCAGTTCACTGTTCCGTACGCCGTAAATTTAACGCTCACCAGCACTGGCGGCTTGTTCTCCCCGAACGACCTTTACAAGGTCAAGGACGCCAACAGCGACGTGGTGTTCAAGGTGAAGGGTTTCTTCTTCAGCAGCCGCTGCCTCCTCCTCAACGCCGCCGGCAACCCTCTCCTCACCATGAAACCAAAG GCATTTAGTTGGCATGAAACGTGGAGAGTATTCAGAGGAGACAGCACAAACTCGAAGGATTTGTTGTTCAGCGTGCGAAAGCACAAGATATTCCAGTGGAAGGACAACTTTGATGTGGTCTTGGCCACCAACACCGACCAAGCTGCCCGGTGTGACTTTAAGATAATTTCACGAAGCAAGAAATGCACCATTTGTATTGGCCAAACTGATGAAATTATAGCCCAA ATGCATCGCAAGACTGCATTTTTTGCAAGGGACAAACTAGAAATAACGGTGAATCCCAACGAGGATTTCGCCTTCATTGTATCGTTGATAGTCATTCTTGAAGAGATGGAGGCAAATCGTCATCAATCAAGTGCTGAAGG tttggtatcagagccaagtcaTTCTTGTGGATTCATGCCATTGAGAAGACAACAACGTGTTGAAGATATCAATAATATGTACGAGCATGACATGGAGCAGTAG